The Candidatus Thermokryptus mobilis nucleotide sequence TGAAGGTCCAATAACAGCAATGTGCCCAGCTTCAATGCTACAAATGCACAGGAAGGCAATAATAATACTTGACAAAAAAGCAGCATCAAAATTGTCAGCTGAATTTATATATTACGGTTGAAAAACAAAATTTAACCCCACTATGAACATTTGCATCTTTGAGGATGAGAAATACAGGAAATTGCTTCCGCTCGTTTACTTCAGACCTGTGTATGAATTACGCTGTGGAATAATCCCAATCAAGGACAAAATCATAAGAAGTTTTTCAAACCCAAATGTAATTCTTCACGCAAGGGACTATCTGACGGAAGTTCTGAAAAGAGATTACCCAAATTATTATGTCAATGAGCTTCCTGCAAATATAAATCAAGTTCTGTTCATTAACGGTAGAGTTCTTGCCGACCCACACTTTGCGGATAAGTTTAAGTATAACGGGAAGGACATCGCTTATATCAAGGGAGATGATATCGTTGCTTTCTGGGCGAGCGGTGAAAATTTAGAAAAATTTAAAAATAAGTTTGGGACACCACTGGCAAAGTCTGATTTTGAGAATTATGAAAAGATTGAAATATCTGCGAAACTAATAAACTACCCCTGGGACATCATCAACAACAATGGCGAACAGATAGTCATTGACTTTAATATCTTAACCGATGGTAAAGCGAGAAGAGAGGGAAAAATTTACGAAGGCGTTCATCTTTTAAACGAACATTTCATCCACATTGAAGAGGGCGCGAAGATCAAACCTGGGGTTGTGCTTGATGCGGAAAACGGTCCAATTTACATTGGGAAAAATGTTAAAATTTTACCCAACGCGGTGATTGAAGGTCCGGCTTATGTTGGAGATGGGAGCTTGATAAAAGTATCGGCGAAAATTTACGAGAACACAAGCATCGGTCCTGTATGTAAGGTTGGAGGAGAGGTTGAAGCTTCAATAATACACGCTTTTTCAAATAAACAACACGAAGGTTTCATCGGGCACTCATATCTTGGGACATGGGTAAATATCGGGGCGGACACGAACAACAGCGATTTAAAAAATGATTATGGCAATGTCAAGGTTTATGTTGATGGTGAGCTTATTGATAGTGGATCAATGTTTGTTGGACTCATAATGGGAGACCATTCAAAAAGCGGTATAAATTTGATGTTTAATACTGGGACAGTCGTCGGAGTAAGTTGCAACATTTACGGCTCTGGCTTACCTCCAAAATTTGTTCCATCTTTTTCATGGGGTGGAGCTGAAGATGGATTCGTCACCTACCGAATTGATAAAGCGATTGAAGTTGCAAAAAGGGTTATGGCAAGGAGAAATGTCCAATTAACGGAAATTGATGAGAAACTTTTCAGAAAAATCTTTGAGTTGACCGAAGAGGAAAGAAGTAAGGCAGGGGTTAAATAACAAATAAGCCCGAGCATTAAGCTCGGGCTTTTATTTTTTTAATACATATCGCTCATTCCACCTGGAACTGCCGGGGTTTTTTCCTTTTCGGGCTTCTCAAACACAACCGCCTCTGTCGTCAACAACAGCGAAGCAACACTTGCAGCGTTTTCAAGCGCAACACGGACAACCTTCGTTGGGTCAATAACCCCTGATTCAAGTAGGTTCTCAAATTGCTCAGTTTGAGCATTGAAACCAAAGTCATCCTTGCCCTCCTTAACCTTTTGAACTATCACCGACGGCTCAAGACCAGCATTAGCAATTATCTGTCTTATCGGCTCTTCAAGCGCTCTCCTGACGATATCAATACCAACCGCCTGATCCTCATTTTCAGGTTTAAGCTCATCAAGTTTATGCATAACCCTAAGATATGCAACACCACCACCTGGGACAATTCCCTCTTCAACTGCTGCTTTTGTTGCATGTAAAGCATCTTCAACCCTTGCCTTCTTCTCCTTCATCTCAACTTCTGTAGCAGCACCAATCTTTAAAACAGCAACACCACCGCTCAACTTAGCAAGACGCTCTTGAAGTTTCTCTCTATCATAATCAGATGTCGTCTTCTCAATCTGAACCTTGATTTCATTTATACGACGCTTGATATCTTCCTTATTTCCGGCTCCCTCAACGATTGTTGTATTGTCCTTGTCAACAACAACCTTCTTGGCTTGACCAAGGTATGAGAGCTGAGCATTTTCAAGTTTGAACCCTTTCTCTTCAGAAATCACCGTCCCACCAGTCAGTATTGCGATATCTTCAAGCATTGCTTTCCTTCTTTCACCAAATCCTGGCGCTTTAACTGCACAACAACGCAAAGTCCCCCGGAGTTTATTTACAACGAGTGTAGCAAGTGCCTCACCCTCAACATCTTCAGCAATTACAAGCAAAGGTTTTCCAGATTGAGCCACCTTTTCAAGTATCGGGAGGAAATCTTTCAATGAGCTTATCTTCTTGTCATGGATCAAGATATACGGATTTTCAAGGACGCATTCCATTGTGTCAGGATTCGTCACGAAATATGGTGAAAGATAACCTCTATCAAATTGCATACCTTCCACAATCTCCATCGTCGTCTCCGTTCCCTTTGCCTCTTCAACAGTTATAACACCATCACGACCAACCTTATCCATAGCATCAGCGATCAACTGCCCAATTGACATATCATTGTTAGCAGAAATTGCCCCGACATAGGCAATTTGCTTCTTATCCTTGACCTCACGACTAATCTCCTTCAAGCCCTCAACAACTTTTTGTACAGCCATATCAATTCCACGCTTCAGGTCCATTGGGTTTCTCCCAGCCACGACATTCTTCAATCCTTCTTTAAATATTGCTTGAGCGAGAACGGTTGCCGTGGTTGTCCCATCACCAGCCACATCGCTCGTTTTTGAAGCAACTTCACGAATCAACTGTGCTCCCATGTTTTCAACCGGGTCCTCAAGCTCAATTTCCTTAGCAACCGTTACCCCATCCTTTGTCACAACAGGCGGTCCAAACTTTTTATCTATAATAACATTCCGCCCTTTTGGACCGAGTGTAACTTTTACTGCCTCCGAGAGCTTATCAACACCACGCTTTAAAGCTGCACGTGCATCAGCATTGAAAAGTATGTCTTTTGCTGCCATGGTTTTACCTCCCTTTCACTTTTGTTTTTAAATTTTCATTCAATGATTGCAAGTATATCGCTTTCCCTCATGATCAAGAACTCCTCACCGTCAATTGAAATCTCCGTTCCAGCGTATTTCCCATAAAGGACTTTGTCGCCAACTTTAACCTCCATCGGGATTTTCTTCCCATCATCAGTTATCCTACCCGGACCCACCGCAATAACCTCCCCCTGTTGTGGGCGCTCCTTCGCAGTGTCAGGTATCACAAGTCCGCTCTTCGTAACCTCTTCAGCAGGTAATGGCTTTACCACAACCCTATCTGAAAGAGGACGAATGTTAACTTTTGCCATAAAATTCACCTCCTAAGTTTTGTTTTACCTATTAGCACCCGGATTGAAAGAGTGCTAATCGCATAATTAAATATAATGCTTAAAACAATTTCTGTCAAGTGACAAAATGACTAATAAATACAAAAGCAAATTAAAATTCAATCAAAAAATAAGGTATGTGAAATTGAAAGTTTGAAAAAATGTCTTAAATCCTGACCTCGCCATCCAACAACTCCTTTAATGTCCTCTCTGAAAGCATCTGCTTTATCTGCTCACGAATAACACTCCAATTTTGATGGACGGAGCAAGGATTTTCATCCGAACAATTCGGCAATCCAAGAACGCATTTTTTAAATAATTCATCCCCTTCAAGTGCAAGGACAACATCAATTATCTTTAACTTATCAGGTGATTTTCTCAAGACGAAACCACCGTTTCTCCCACGTCTTGAATATATTATTTTTGACCTGACTAGCTTTTGAATCACTTTGGCGAGGAAATGTTTAGGTATTTTTAATTCCTTTGCTATTTCCTTCGTCGTGATATATTTTGAACTGTTAAGCGCGATGTAAAGGACCGCCCTTATCCCATACTCCGTTGTTTTGCTTAAAAGAGCAGGCACTTGTTGTTATACGAATCTTTTTTTGTTTTAAATTACAACAAAACAACAAAATTTGGAAATTTCAAGCGGAGTTTTTAAATTTGAAATGAAATTTCCTGGGGCCGTAGCTCAGTTGGGAGAGCGCCACAATGGCATTGTGGAGGTCACGGGTTCGAATCCCGTCGGCTCCACTACCTTTCAACTTAACACTTGAAAATTTTCCCGCCAAAAATTATCTTTTTAAAAAATAAAAAATCCCAAAGTAAAAATGCCAAGAGTCAGGTGGAAAATATACCCGGTTACGGAACATCTTCCAGACGAGATAAAGGAACTTGCAAAAGAAATTGAAAAAGACGGGGGAACTGTCCTAACAATATATCAAGAGCCATATGGCAAGAATTGGCAAATATTTGCGCTTCTACCACTTGAAAAGGTAAAACCAACCCCATTCCAAAGAGACCTTTCCTCATCTCATGTCAAACGTCTTCAAGAAGTGATTGAACAAGTCAAAAGATTCATTGACCCGATCGTTGCCGTAAGATACGCGGAGGGTGAATATTGGACGCCAAATGGCAACCATAGAAGGGAAGCCCTCCTACAACTTGGAGCTAAAGAAATACCTGCTATAATTATCCCAGACATGTCAGTCGCGTTTCACATCCTCTCGTTAAACACTGAAAAAGCGCATAACCTTAAAGAAAAAGCGCTTGAAGTGATCAGAATGTATAGGGGATTACTTGAAACGAATGGGAAAATTTCGGAAATGGAATATTCATTCCAATTTGAAGAAGCTTACTTTATAACGCTTGGTCTAATATACGAGAAACATTTGAAGTTCAGTGGTTCTGCTTATGTCCCGATACTTAAAAAGGTTGATAATTTCATTGACGCACCGTTGCCAGAAGCACTTTCAGTAAGAGAAAAAAGAGCGGAGCTTTTGAAAGAAGTTGATGATGTGATTGAACCGATAGTTCAAAGCTTGAGAGAAAGAGGGATTAACCATCCTTTCTTAAAGCAAGCGGTTGTTTCAAAAGTAAACCCAATAAAAAGGAAGAGAACTGCAACGATTGAATATGATGAACTCTTCAAACAAATGAGAAAATCACTTGAAAAACTTGATCCATCTTCAATAACGATGGAAGAGCTTATAGCTATTGCCTCCGAGATGAGCGGTTGGAGCGATTAATCACTTGTAAATTTTTTCAAACCCTTTGATATTTCTCTTAATCTTTTATCAACAAGGTAATTGACTGTGCCTGGTTCAAATTTTCCGTCTTTAAGTCGTTTGCCTGCTTTTACACCTGTTAAAATTTCAATGCCCTCGTCTATCGTTTCAACTGGATAAATGTGAAACAAACCTTTTTTAACTGCTTCAACGACATCATCCCTTAACATTAAATCATCAACATTTTTCTTCGGTATTATCACACCTTGTTCGCCTGTTAAACCTTTCGCCTTACACACATCAAAGAAACCTTCTATCTTCTCATTTACTCCACCTATTGGCTGAATGTCCCCTTTTTGATTAACTGAACCGGTAACCGCAATACCTTGTTTTATCGGCAAGCCCGAAAGAGCTGAAAGTAATGCGTAAAGCTCTGTTGAAGATGCGCTATCCCCATCAATTCCAGAATACGACTGCTCAAAACAAATACTCGCTGATAAAGTTAATGGTTTATCCTGCGCGTATTTCTCACGCAAATAACCAGCTAAGATTAAAACCCCCTTATCGTGAATTCTACCGCTTAAATTTGACTCCCTCTCAATGTTGATAATCCCAGCCCTGCCCATTGAAACGCTCGCAGTTATTCTAACGGGTCTACCAAATCTATAATCACCAATCTCATAAATTGTCAAACCATTAACTTGCCCAACCCTTTCACCGGTTACATCAACAAGTATAACACCCTTTGATATCATCTCTTTTATTTTATCCTCAATCATCTTCCTTCTTTCAAAACTTTCCTGAATCGCTTTCTGAACATGTGAAGGTTTAACTTGATTGCTTCCATCAACTCTCGCCCAGTAATCCGCCTCCCGTATTAAATCAGCTATAGTGCTAAACCTTGTGGTAATTTTATCCCTTCTGCCAGCTTGACGCACAGCAAATTCAACAACTTTACCAATTGCTTCCCTCTCAAATGGTCTCAAATTTTCATCCCTACAAATCTTCCTTATAAATTTCGCATATTGAATTATCGCTTCATCGTTCAAATCCATTTCAAAATCAAAATCCGCCTTTATCTTGAAAATCTTCTGAAAGTCCTCGTCATATTCATAAAGCAAATGATAAAGTTCAGGGTCTCCAAGCATTATAATTTTTGTATTTATCTCAATTGGTTCTGGCTTCAAAGAAATTGAACTTATCTGAAAGAAAACATCCATCGGCTGAATTTCAAGTTTTCTATACATAAGCGTTCTCTTAAGTGCTTTCCAAACACCTGGCTCACTTAACGCATCCCTTGCATTTAAAACGAGATAGCCACCGTCCGCCTTTAAAATTGAACCAGCTTTTATCTTTGTAAAATCAGTCCTCCAAAAACCTCGCGAATCATAAACCTTCTCTATCGTCCCGAATATATTTGAAAATGTCGGTGTAGTCTCAATTATAACAGGAACGCCTTCCTGTTCAGAGTTATCAAGTATGACATTAACACGATAAGGAAGAAATGGGTCAACTTCCTCTTTTTGTTCGGGGGAAAATGGCACTGACTTAACTTGTTCAGCTGTAGCTTTGAAAATATGTAGATTGTTCAAAATATGCTTGCGAACATCGTCAAGATATTCGTGGACTTTCGGTATTTTAAACTGCTCTTTTATCTCATCAATTATTCCATCAACAATTGACCTAACCGCCTCACGTTCAAGCTCTTCAAGTTCCCTTGAAAGCTCCCTTGCAAGTATCATCTCCTTTTTGAAAATTTCCTGCATCTGCGCCTGAAGCTCAAGATATTTGCGCTCTATCGCCTTGACTTCCTCCTCGGATATTTTACCCGACTTGGCAAGATTTACGAGCTGTTCAATTGGAACTGGCTTACCTTCAACTATCGGGACAATGCTAGGCTTTATGACATTTTCAACCTGCATGTTTATTATGGCGAATCTTTCCTTCTCAACTTTTTTCTGAAATTCCCTTAAAAGTTCCTGCTCCTTCCTCTGATATTTCTCAATAACTTTATTCCTTGCGTCAACATACTTTTCATCTTCAAGCGTCCTTGGGATTTTCTGCTTCAGATAAAAAATCATCGCTTCCATATTTCGCTTAAACATTATCGCCTGACCCCGGGGAAATTCAAGAAGTCGCGGCTCATCGGGATTTTTGAAGTTGTAAACATAACACCTATCCGGAGCCTGTGGCGCCTTGGGGGAAATTTGCTTCAAAATGTGTTTTATCGTCGTCATACGCCCTGTCCCCGTCAAACCACAAACAAAAACATTATAACCAGGAGCGAAAAGCTCCGTCCCCAGTTTCAGCGCCTTTAAAGCCCTATCCTGACCGATTATATCCTCAAGTGGCTCAATCTCATCGGTTGTTTCAAATTGTAATTTCTCAACTGGACATGACCATTTTAATTCATCGGGATTTAACTCTTTGAATTTGTGCTTATATTTTAATCGCTCCATTTTTCAGTGAAGGTTTGTTTGACTACAATTGAAATTTAACACTTACAGTGGAAAGAAAAAATTTCACTTCAAACTTGAATTGGATACGTCTCGGGGATACGAACGACCTTGCTTACCTTTTCACTTTTCAACAACTCAAAAATTTCACTGCGCTTAAGTAACTTTGGCTTATCCCTTTTAGCGTCAACTATACAAATGAAACCAAACGGTTCATCCGACTGATTTATAAATTGATGTGGGACATTTGAACCAATGTAAATTACATCCATAAAATTCATTTCATAAACATCATCACCAGCAACTGCCAAACCATTACCACGAACGCAGATCACGACATGCTCATGGCGATGTTTTTCAAGTGTAGAATATCCACCCGGGGCAATTTCAAAATATCTCACATGAAATTTTGTATTTTCCCCCGACTTCCCCACAATTACTCGTCTACTGACATTGAGCCAGGTGTTTCTTTCATCTTTATATTGTTTTACTTCAACTCCTTCCCAATTGAAATCACTGAACTTTAAAAATCTGACTTTGTTGCTCATTACGGGATCGTTTTTTGCAAAAAATATAATGAAATCGGCTTAAAAACAAAAAGGGCAGGACAATGCCTGCCCCATATTATATTACTTCTTCTGTTTTGCTTGCGCATATTGTTTTCTTAACATCTCCGCTTCGTGTTTTATCTCGGCAAGGTCTTTCTTCATCTCCGCCCACCCATACCAATGCTGATAATCCGGATTCATATGGAACGCACCTTGAAAACTTCTCATCCTGTGCTCAAGAAACATAACATAGAGCTTTTGCTCTATCGGATGACGAACCTCATAGAACCTCAACAAGTCGGTGTGAAGAGGATAATCTTTTGGACGCTCAAGTATTCCATCTCTATAAAGCGATTCAACGATCTCAATCGCCTCAGCCATAAGTTTATCTGATTCCTTTATAACTTGGTCTGCTTTTTCAAGTTGTTCCTTCGCAAAACTTGGGCTGTGACATTGGGAGCAAATTTTTATCATTCTATTTCTCTCCGCTTCCCATTCCTCCGCTGTCAATCTAACGACTTTCCCTGCTTCAATGACTTTAATCCTTTCTGTGAAATTCCCTTTCTCATCAAGGACGCCAAGTCCACGCATAATTGTGTTTCTCAACTTCGCCCATTCTGGGTCCTTTTCAGCAACTCTTAAAGCGAGGAAGCCCCAAGCTGTTTTAACTCCGTGGTCACCATTTGGCATATGGCATGTCTGACAAACGGGAGCTCTTGGTGTTGATGAATCAGCCTTATACGGTTCTTTATACCACTGACTCAATGGCTTGCTGAAATCCCAATTCTTCCCCTCCGTAAAATAAATTGTCCCATGCTTTGAAGTGCTCCACATCTCCCATTGCGGATGGTCAAATCCCATATGACAAGTCATGCACGCCTCGGGTTTTCTGGCTTCAACAGTTGAGAACTTATGCCTTGTATGACAAGCATCGCATTTCCCCTCATCACGCCCAATTCTATGGCAACCACCGCAACCCTTTTCCCCTTCAATTAAAACGCTTGGTTGATCCTTCGTCGTAGGCATAGCCATCATCGCAACCCAAGCCAGAGCATGCTTCCCTCTTTCAAACTCATTCACCTTGTCCTCATGACATTGTGCACAATTCCTCGGTGAAACAAGTCGCCTCACCCTTTTATCTTCACAACTACTCTTTGACTCGTGTATCTCCTTCACCGCCTCTTTGACAGGGATATGACAATCCGCACATGTGACACCAGCTTCATAATGCTTGCTCAACTTCCAATCCCTAATCGCACTCGCAGTTATACCCTTTGAAACATGGCAATCAATGCACTCCTGCGCTTGAGCGGTCTTCACCGCTTTTGAAACATCAGGATAAAAGACCACAAGAGAAATAACTATTAGAACAGGGACAAAAAGAAAAGCTAACAAATTAATGATATGCTTCATCAGTGTGCCCTTGATTTTGTTTTTAAGGCAGAAAAAATTTAATAAAAAAAGACAAAATCGTCAAATTTTATACGGCACTTTCAATTCCCCCAATTAAATTCAAATTAAGCTCGCAAAATTTTCCTCTTGAAATTCTCACTTGCCCGTCTTGGGTCATCCGCTTTCATAATCCCGGACACAACAGCAACACCATCAGCCCCGGCTTTCAAAACATCATCAACATTTTCAACCGTTATCCCACCGGAAGCAAAAACAGGGATACCTTCACCAAGAATTTCTTTTGCTTTCCCTATCATCTCAAGCGGGACTATCTCGCAGGAATCAACAGATGATGAAGGGAAAACTGAACAAAAGGAGATGTAATCCACAGCGTTTTCCCTTGCCCACTCAATTTTCCTGACATCATTGCCGCAGGTAACGCCGACAATTTTATCAAACCCAATTTTACTTTTAATCTCGGCAATTGACGCTTTCGGTATCTCGTAGCCATCAAGATGAACACCATCAGCATCTACCAATGCACAAAGCTCCAAATCATTAGCAATTAAAACTGGGACTTCCTTCTTATGCGCTACTTCAATTATTTTTCTGATAATCTCACAAAGCCTCTCAAACTCCAACTCCCATTCCTCTCTCTGCGCCCATATTTGAATCACATCAACACCTCCTTCAATCGCCCTCTCAACGATCTCA carries:
- the groES gene encoding co-chaperone GroES; translation: MAKVNIRPLSDRVVVKPLPAEEVTKSGLVIPDTAKERPQQGEVIAVGPGRITDDGKKIPMEVKVGDKVLYGKYAGTEISIDGEEFLIMRESDILAIIE
- a CDS encoding GlmU family protein, yielding MNICIFEDEKYRKLLPLVYFRPVYELRCGIIPIKDKIIRSFSNPNVILHARDYLTEVLKRDYPNYYVNELPANINQVLFINGRVLADPHFADKFKYNGKDIAYIKGDDIVAFWASGENLEKFKNKFGTPLAKSDFENYEKIEISAKLINYPWDIINNNGEQIVIDFNILTDGKARREGKIYEGVHLLNEHFIHIEEGAKIKPGVVLDAENGPIYIGKNVKILPNAVIEGPAYVGDGSLIKVSAKIYENTSIGPVCKVGGEVEASIIHAFSNKQHEGFIGHSYLGTWVNIGADTNNSDLKNDYGNVKVYVDGELIDSGSMFVGLIMGDHSKSGINLMFNTGTVVGVSCNIYGSGLPPKFVPSFSWGGAEDGFVTYRIDKAIEVAKRVMARRNVQLTEIDEKLFRKIFELTEEERSKAGVK
- the groL gene encoding chaperonin GroEL (60 kDa chaperone family; promotes refolding of misfolded polypeptides especially under stressful conditions; forms two stacked rings of heptamers to form a barrel-shaped 14mer; ends can be capped by GroES; misfolded proteins enter the barrel where they are refolded when GroES binds), whose translation is MAAKDILFNADARAALKRGVDKLSEAVKVTLGPKGRNVIIDKKFGPPVVTKDGVTVAKEIELEDPVENMGAQLIREVASKTSDVAGDGTTTATVLAQAIFKEGLKNVVAGRNPMDLKRGIDMAVQKVVEGLKEISREVKDKKQIAYVGAISANNDMSIGQLIADAMDKVGRDGVITVEEAKGTETTMEIVEGMQFDRGYLSPYFVTNPDTMECVLENPYILIHDKKISSLKDFLPILEKVAQSGKPLLVIAEDVEGEALATLVVNKLRGTLRCCAVKAPGFGERRKAMLEDIAILTGGTVISEEKGFKLENAQLSYLGQAKKVVVDKDNTTIVEGAGNKEDIKRRINEIKVQIEKTTSDYDREKLQERLAKLSGGVAVLKIGAATEVEMKEKKARVEDALHATKAAVEEGIVPGGGVAYLRVMHKLDELKPENEDQAVGIDIVRRALEEPIRQIIANAGLEPSVIVQKVKEGKDDFGFNAQTEQFENLLESGVIDPTKVVRVALENAASVASLLLTTEAVVFEKPEKEKTPAVPGGMSDMY
- a CDS encoding thiamine phosphate synthase, translated to MKIKGGLYFVVDINSVKKLGEGKVLEIVERAIEGGVDVIQIWAQREEWELEFERLCEIIRKIIEVAHKKEVPVLIANDLELCALVDADGVHLDGYEIPKASIAEIKSKIGFDKIVGVTCGNDVRKIEWARENAVDYISFCSVFPSSSVDSCEIVPLEMIGKAKEILGEGIPVFASGGITVENVDDVLKAGADGVAVVSGIMKADDPRRASENFKRKILRA
- a CDS encoding RrF2 family transcriptional regulator encodes the protein MPALLSKTTEYGIRAVLYIALNSSKYITTKEIAKELKIPKHFLAKVIQKLVRSKIIYSRRGRNGGFVLRKSPDKLKIIDVVLALEGDELFKKCVLGLPNCSDENPCSVHQNWSVIREQIKQMLSERTLKELLDGEVRI
- a CDS encoding ParB/RepB/Spo0J family partition protein, with the translated sequence MPRVRWKIYPVTEHLPDEIKELAKEIEKDGGTVLTIYQEPYGKNWQIFALLPLEKVKPTPFQRDLSSSHVKRLQEVIEQVKRFIDPIVAVRYAEGEYWTPNGNHRREALLQLGAKEIPAIIIPDMSVAFHILSLNTEKAHNLKEKALEVIRMYRGLLETNGKISEMEYSFQFEEAYFITLGLIYEKHLKFSGSAYVPILKKVDNFIDAPLPEALSVREKRAELLKEVDDVIEPIVQSLRERGINHPFLKQAVVSKVNPIKRKRTATIEYDELFKQMRKSLEKLDPSSITMEELIAIASEMSGWSD
- a CDS encoding Lon protease family protein, giving the protein MERLKYKHKFKELNPDELKWSCPVEKLQFETTDEIEPLEDIIGQDRALKALKLGTELFAPGYNVFVCGLTGTGRMTTIKHILKQISPKAPQAPDRCYVYNFKNPDEPRLLEFPRGQAIMFKRNMEAMIFYLKQKIPRTLEDEKYVDARNKVIEKYQRKEQELLREFQKKVEKERFAIINMQVENVIKPSIVPIVEGKPVPIEQLVNLAKSGKISEEEVKAIERKYLELQAQMQEIFKKEMILARELSRELEELEREAVRSIVDGIIDEIKEQFKIPKVHEYLDDVRKHILNNLHIFKATAEQVKSVPFSPEQKEEVDPFLPYRVNVILDNSEQEGVPVIIETTPTFSNIFGTIEKVYDSRGFWRTDFTKIKAGSILKADGGYLVLNARDALSEPGVWKALKRTLMYRKLEIQPMDVFFQISSISLKPEPIEINTKIIMLGDPELYHLLYEYDEDFQKIFKIKADFDFEMDLNDEAIIQYAKFIRKICRDENLRPFEREAIGKVVEFAVRQAGRRDKITTRFSTIADLIREADYWARVDGSNQVKPSHVQKAIQESFERRKMIEDKIKEMISKGVILVDVTGERVGQVNGLTIYEIGDYRFGRPVRITASVSMGRAGIINIERESNLSGRIHDKGVLILAGYLREKYAQDKPLTLSASICFEQSYSGIDGDSASSTELYALLSALSGLPIKQGIAVTGSVNQKGDIQPIGGVNEKIEGFFDVCKAKGLTGEQGVIIPKKNVDDLMLRDDVVEAVKKGLFHIYPVETIDEGIEILTGVKAGKRLKDGKFEPGTVNYLVDKRLREISKGLKKFTSD
- a CDS encoding multiheme c-type cytochrome translates to MKHIINLLAFLFVPVLIVISLVVFYPDVSKAVKTAQAQECIDCHVSKGITASAIRDWKLSKHYEAGVTCADCHIPVKEAVKEIHESKSSCEDKRVRRLVSPRNCAQCHEDKVNEFERGKHALAWVAMMAMPTTKDQPSVLIEGEKGCGGCHRIGRDEGKCDACHTRHKFSTVEARKPEACMTCHMGFDHPQWEMWSTSKHGTIYFTEGKNWDFSKPLSQWYKEPYKADSSTPRAPVCQTCHMPNGDHGVKTAWGFLALRVAEKDPEWAKLRNTIMRGLGVLDEKGNFTERIKVIEAGKVVRLTAEEWEAERNRMIKICSQCHSPSFAKEQLEKADQVIKESDKLMAEAIEIVESLYRDGILERPKDYPLHTDLLRFYEVRHPIEQKLYVMFLEHRMRSFQGAFHMNPDYQHWYGWAEMKKDLAEIKHEAEMLRKQYAQAKQKK
- a CDS encoding cupin domain-containing protein translates to MSNKVRFLKFSDFNWEGVEVKQYKDERNTWLNVSRRVIVGKSGENTKFHVRYFEIAPGGYSTLEKHRHEHVVICVRGNGLAVAGDDVYEMNFMDVIYIGSNVPHQFINQSDEPFGFICIVDAKRDKPKLLKRSEIFELLKSEKVSKVVRIPETYPIQV